One Nocardia farcinica genomic region harbors:
- a CDS encoding cupin domain-containing protein: protein MSTIIRKNFDAPEETRPFEQGKGKLDLVDLDSGPVGRAVFEPGWQWSLHVKPIAGTDSCQAPHMGYCLSGRLAVRMDDGEQEEFGPGDLMVVPPGHDAWVVGDEACVMLDWQGVADYAKR, encoded by the coding sequence ATGTCCACCATCATCCGCAAGAATTTCGACGCACCCGAGGAGACCAGGCCCTTCGAGCAGGGCAAGGGCAAGCTCGATCTGGTGGATCTCGACAGCGGCCCGGTGGGGCGGGCGGTGTTCGAGCCCGGCTGGCAGTGGTCGCTGCACGTCAAGCCGATCGCCGGGACCGACAGCTGCCAGGCACCCCACATGGGCTACTGCCTGTCGGGTCGGCTGGCGGTGCGGATGGACGACGGTGAGCAGGAGGAATTCGGGCCGGGCGACCTGATGGTGGTACCGCCCGGCCATGACGCGTGGGTCGTCGGCGACGAGGCCTGCGTCATGCTCGA